A part of Danaus plexippus chromosome 27, MEX_DaPlex, whole genome shotgun sequence genomic DNA contains:
- the LOC116775701 gene encoding proton-coupled amino acid transporter-like protein pathetic, translating into MELNSNNINHTQTELDFDPSKPPPQPPPYVKAKRFVLHPEKDTFDFVKERQIRRPTNTIESTGHLIKGCLGGGILGIHEAYMKSGLWTSLFITVIFGFYIAYCMHILVKSAQTLYKRLHLTEMSYPDLAEASLEVGPFPKLRKYSKIFRYAVDTVICIDLFGACCVYQIIIAKTIKEVVEASTEEQQYDLNRLRLYIFALLIPVLLLCMITTLKYLAPFTLIADVFIVACVVATIYYGYKSAPPLASVPAWKDGIGFFEFCGIVVFSMEGIGVSLPIENNMKEPEKFPKILAAGMCVVVLFLMLVGFFGYWGFGENSISPVTLNFPTEIFPTVLKCLMGVMIFITFALNFWAPFNLVWYYVSKKHSPKKYWLWERIYRSIFVIAITAIAIAFPNIGNLMGLLGAFCLSNMGFIFPAFIELLVIWESPGLGRLYWRFWKNIFVILIGVLLFVAGTYSNVKGLINSL; encoded by the exons ATGGAATTGAATTCTAATAAT ATAAATCACACGCAGACCGAACTTGATTTCGATCCGAGTAAGCCTCCGCCGCAGCCTCCGCCGTATGTGAAAGCAAAGAGATTTGTGCTTCACCCAGAAAAAGATACATTTGACTTCGTAAAGGAGAGACAAATCCGAAGACCTACTAA TACTATAGAATCAACGGGGCATCTTATAAAAGGCTGTCTCGGAGGAGGTATTCTGGGTATTCATGAGGCCTATATGAAATCTGGGCTATGGAcgtctttatttataacagtgATTTTCGGGTTTTATATAGCGTACTGCATGCAT ATACTAGTGAAGTCCGCTCAAACCTTATATAAGAGGCTGCATCTCACGGAGATGTCATACCCAGACTTAGCTGAAGCGTCGTTGGAAGTAGGTCCATTTccaaaattaagaaaatacagcaaaatatttag ATATGCTGTCGACACAGTAATTTGTATAGACCTATTCGGAGCTTGTTGCGTTTACCAAATAATCATCGCTAAAACAATCAAAGAAGTTGTAGAGGCCAGTACAGAAGAGCAACAATATGACTTAAACCGCCTGAGACTGTATATATTCGCTCTACTCATACCTGTGTTATTGCTTTGTATGATAAccacattgaaatatttggcACCATTCACATTAATTGCTGATGTTTTTATTG TCGCATGTGTTGTCGCAACGATATACTATGGATATAAATCCGCTCCGCCGTTGGCTTCAGTACCAGCTTGGAAGGACGGAATTGGTTTCTTCGAATTCTGCGGCATCGTAGTCTTCAGTATGGAGGGTATAGGAGTTTCTTTGCCAATAGAGAATAATATGAAAGAACCTGAGAAGTTTCCGAAGATACTTGCTGCGG GTATGTGCGTGGTCGTATTATTCTTAATGCTCGTCGGATTCTTTGGTTATTGGGGCTTCGGAGAGAATTCCATATCGCCGGTTACATTGAATTTTCCCACCGAAAT ttttcCAACCGTCCTGAAATGTTTGATGGGGGTGATGATTTTCATAACGTTCGCTCTAAACTTCTGGGCCCCCTTCAATCTGGTGTGGTATTACGTATCAAAGAAACACAGTCCAAAGAAATACTGGCTTTGGGAACGCATATACAGATCCATATTCGTGATTGCGATCACAGCCATTGCAATCGCCTTCCCGAATATCGGTAATCTGATGGGACTG CTGGGTGCGTTTTGCCTATCAAATATGGGTTTCATTTTCCCGGCGTTTATAGAGCTGTTGGTTATCTGGGAGAGCCCTGGCCTCGGCAGGCTGTACTGGAGATTTTGGAAGAACATTTTCGTTATACTGATAGGAGTGTTGTTATTCGTCGCTGGCACATATTCTAATGTAAAGGGCCTGATAAATAGTTTGTAA
- the LOC116775532 gene encoding uncharacterized protein LOC116775532 has product MNNTDRFTYEEPVVLEKIGRIAAKIAYYNFEWRLTTLVIFNSVNSVFALESFFNAYNKALVVTYGRFVLHQQTFFPQFVIFGHSSLEIINTIKWIDKSRYDNAGKFIIICVDLEYKNCDENRVFFTLAKVKIIKVVYLRVTKDSEYLSFSYDFILPDNCYNSKPELINFDTKCPNDDCFKMLFQNRLKNFYKCPLIVSTFEQPPFMYLNNETKQPTGSDGDIIRLVAEALNATMEIKIPSAGGTWGNYENNNWTGSLGDVFNDRVHVSVCSLPISEDKYGNFQISYIYNSMDIVWTAEIPPIKPSWTKLLSSLDITLRIAVFLMFIAIAFINTILKSHHWRKFVKVFTIKSFRSNLLINSWALFLGIPILRMPNKRALKLIVFSWIWFSFIIKIAYQAALISSLKNKQFGDNFPDFESVIKTKRPYGGLPTLRQYYEEDPYVYDNWIVLDFDESYEILEQICDVSTNFVLAFNKEIIMEHLFKYNGTKRLQILPYKIVNSPTVMYFKKYSVFEAPVSTVLSRMVESGLTQFWRNRYLTYVNFFFRRIEDHEEEPFTFDNFKACLALLVFGWILSIIFFVLEVFCGRYEKRLK; this is encoded by the coding sequence ATGAACAATACCGATCGATTTACATACGAAGAGCCGGTTGTGTTAGAAAAAATTGGTAGAATAGCTGCCAAGAttgcttattataattttgagtgGCGTTTAACGactttagttatatttaattcagtaaACAGCGTCTTCGCGTTGGAGTCATTTTTTAACGCCTACAATAAGGCTTTAGTTGTTACATATGGAAGATTTGTTCTTCatcaacaaacattttttcctCAGTTTGTTATATTTGGTCATAGTTCTCTGGAAATCATCAATACTATCAAATGGATCGACAAATCAAGATATGATAATGctggaaaatttattatcatatgcGTTGATTTAGAATACAAAAATTGTGATGAAAATCGGGTTTTCTTCACATTggcaaaagttaaaataataaaagtggtGTATTTAAGAGTGACTAAGGACTCGGAGTACTTGTCCTTttcatatgattttattttgccCGATAATTGCTATAATAGTAAACCAgaattgattaattttgatacGAAATGTCCAAACgatgattgttttaaaatgttatttcaaaatcgtctaaagaatttttataaatgtcctCTTATTGTGTCTACGTTTGAACAGCCTCCAttcatgtatttaaataatgaaactaaACAACCTACAGGAAGTGATGGAGATATCATCAGATTAGTGGCAGAAGCATTGAATGCtacaatggaaataaaaataccttcaGCAGGTGGTACATGGgggaattatgaaaataataactggACTGGGTCTTTGGGCGATGTATTTAACGACCGCGTTCACGTGTCCGTTTGTTCATTGCCTATTTCCGAAGATAAGTAtggtaattttcaaatatcctATATCTACAACTCAATGGATATAGTTTGGACAGCTGAAATACCACCCATAAAGCCATCTTGGACTAAATTGCTCTCTTCTTTGGACATAACGTTACGAATTGCAGTATTCTTAATGTTCATTGCAATTGCCTTCATCaacactattttaaaaagcCATCATTGGCGAAAATTTGTCAAagttttcacaataaaatCTTTTCGATCTAATCTACTAATTAATTCCTGGGCCTTATTTCTCGGCATACCGATATTAAGAATGCCAAACAAACGGgcacttaaattaattgtctTTAGTTGGATTTGGTTcagttttattatcaaaattgcATATCAAGCAGCATTAATAAGTTCTCTGAAGAATAAACAATTTGGAGATAATTTCCCTGACTTTGAGTCAGTGATAAAAACCAAGCGCCCTTATGGGGGTTTGCCAACTCTTAGGCAATATTACGAAGAGGATCCTTACGTTTATGACAACTGGATAGTTCTAGATTTCGATGAGTCTTATGAAATTTTAGAACAAATATGTGACGTTTCAACAAACTTTGTTCttgcatttaataaagaaataataatggaaCACCTTTTTAAGTACAATGGAACAAAGAGATTACAGATATTGCCATATAAAATTGTGAACAGTCCTACAGTGATGTATTTCAAGAAGTATTCTGTTTTTGAGGCTCCCGTTAGCACTGTGCTCAGTAGAATGGTGGAATCGGGACTGACTCAATTCTGGCGTAACAGATATTTGACATATGTAAACTTTTTCTTTCGTAGAATAGAAGATCACGAAGAGGAACCGTTTACGTTCGACAATTTTAAAGCATGTTTGGCCTTATTAGTTTTTGGTtggattttatcaataatattttttgtattagagGTTTTTTGTGGGAGATATGAGAAGAGGCTTAAATAG
- the LOC116775531 gene encoding probable glutamate receptor: MSITPIYSHWETDVSCDECKNIDALAKGAGNVVYHNFKWQFATLVLMNSTVLCGVSAFMKSYGKNIIFVNELSSPMFYETMSQFVLFGYDLDNIVAMLQWIEKYNFDNTGNFLIICQSDERYQCDETEAVKILWGFRVVNVIFVNLSHHGTGYSYNFEENCKPGPPIKLENWGTCFQSGKNCYDYFPMKLQNFHECPILVSTFIQQPYMVLNNGVPSGADGDLLRILIEALNATLVLKTPWKGDGWGNLDENGSWVGSLGDLYYNLADFSMTSASITETRYKEFQMSTFYYHLTVVWVTHPSVEEEPTFKLMRPFRTDSRAALLVFFILFLLLVLIVKTNFCTSLLMVMKIFVSKSILFHSVEICMGQPVALQTKKTSVLSLILIWVVFCFLIRTFYQVHLINSLKTDVYMSNFVTIKDAIREQYDFGGGLALRDYYVEQPEIFDNWKDVNSTDYLNIMNNLTKGTKFVLAMNVASTKYFIRKTGKKLHILPKKIVTSPTILFFKKFSPLVLPINQILSRLVEFGIPQMLYENSTSTLLKTESSNNYKPIKLKECAGCFEILCIGWLLSFVILIVEMLIKKCKSIKLCHKH; encoded by the coding sequence ATGAGCATCACGCCGATATATAGTCATTGGGAAACAGACGTTTCGTGTGACgagtgtaaaaatattgatgcCTTGGCAAAAGGCGCAGGCAATGttgtttatcataattttaaatggcagTTCGCTACATTAGTGCTAATGAATTCTACAGTGCTTTGTGGAGTTAGCGCATTTATGAAGTCTTATGggaagaatattattttcgttaatGAATTGTCATCTCCgatgttttatgaaacaatGAGTCAATTCGTTCTTTTTGGATATGACCTTGACAATATTGTTGCCATGTTGCAGTGGATAGAGAAGTACAATTTTGACAATActggtaattttttaatcatctgCCAATCGGATGAAAGATACCAATGTGATGAGACCGAGGCTGTCAAAATTTTATGGGGATTTAGAGtggttaatgttatttttgttaatctcTCACACCATGGGACCGGTTACTCCTATAATTTCGAAGAAAACTGTAAACCTGGGCCACCAATAAAACTAGAAAATTGGGGTACTTGCTTTCAATCCGGAAAAAACTGTTATGATTATTTTCCTATGAAATTACAAAACTTTCACGAATGTCCGATTTTAGTTTCGACTTTCATTCAGCAACCTTATATGGTTTTAAATAACGGAGTACCATCTGGGGCAGACGGAGATTTGCTACGTATATTGATAGAAGCCTTAAATGCAACCCTTGTACTGAAAACCCCGTGGAAGGGTGATGGGTGGGGCAATCTTGATGAAAATGGAAGCTGGGTGGGATCCCTCGGtgatctatattataatttagctGACTTCTCGATGACATCCGCTAGTATCACAGAAACAAGGTATAAAGAATTTCAGATGTCTACATTTTATTACCACTTAACAGTGGTATGGGTGACTCACCCATCGGTTGAAGAAGAACCAACATTCAAACTTATGCGGCCATTTAGGACCGACTCGAGAGCCGCACTTttagtatttttcattttatttctgctTCTAGTGttaattgttaaaacaaatttttgtacatCCCTATTGATGGTGATGAAGATTTTTGTAAGCAAGAGTATTCTATTTCATTCTGTAGAAATATGTATGGGTCAACCAGTAGCATTGCAAACTAAGAAAACCAGCGTTTTATCATTGATTCTAATTTGGGTAGTTTTCTGTTTCCTTATCAGAACATTTTATCAAGTGCATCTTATAAACTCTCTAAAGACGGATGTGTACATGTCGAATTTCGTAACTATAAAGGACGCAATAAGAGAACAATATGATTTCGGTGGAGGTTTAGCTTTGAGGGACTACTATGTTGAACAACcggaaatatttgataattggAAAGACGTAAACAGCACTgactatttaaacattatgaaCAATTTGACTAAAGGTACCAAATTTGTTTTGGCTATGAATGTAGccagtacaaaatattttattagaaaaacaggaaaaaaattacatattcttccaaaaaaaattgtaacatcGCCGACTATATTGTTCTTCAAAAAATTCTCTCCTTTAGTTTTGCCCATTAACCAGATACTGAGCCGTTTAGTTGAATTTGGCATTCCGCAAATGCTTTACGAAAACAGCACCTCAACATTACTTAAGACTGAATCgtctaataattataaacctaTCAAGCTAAAAGAATGCGCAGgctgttttgaaatattatgcaTAGGTTGGTTGTTAtcgtttgtaatattaatcgtcgaaatgttgataaaaaaatgtaaaagcaTAAAATTATGCCATAAGCACTGA
- the LOC116775533 gene encoding uncharacterized protein LOC116775533, whose protein sequence is MNDALVNILLRQEILNENCKNIEQLSRGIANIADNSFKCHYTTLILINSAMICGVSAFMNSYPKTMVVLSNVTKPIWRKSKQFILFGYNLENITYLLRWLQKYNYDNTGNFIIICQSSQTDECDEREAVKILWTHKIVNVIFVNLTDNGTGYTYDIDSFCENGPPIKVKNWDHCLKFGMKCTMQFPLKLKNLYGCPITVSTFFQPPYMQLTDGLPSGADGDLLLILAKSLNASLTIRTPWIGDGWGNREKNGNWVGSLGDLYYNLANFSMTSASITETRSEDFQMSKFYRNLKLVWVTHPKIKEASTYKLMRPFKPSSRAALFISFIIFILVFMVCRTKNVKAMFKTVKILSAPTKSLFYYFQICLGQPVAVQTKKTRILSFLLIWIFYCFLIRTFYQVHLINSLKTDVYLTNFVSIHDAIRDKYNFGGGLALKDYYIDEQVIYNNWEGVNSSDYYDIMNNLTEGKKFVLAMNLATAKHYLKQPGKKLHVLPQRIVTSPTAIFFNKFSPLVRPINKILDRLIECGILGMLFQNATTSRYIYKKK, encoded by the exons ATGAACGACGCGcttgttaacattttattgcgacaagaaattttaaatgaaaactgtaaaaatattgaacaacTATCAAGAGGTATCGCTAATATAGCggataatagttttaaatgtcaCTACACAACGCTTATCTTAATAAACTCTGCAATGATTTGTGGGGTCAGTGCATTCATGAACTCCTATCCGAAGACAATGGTTGTTTTAAGTAACGTCACCAAACCAATCTGGAGGAAAtcgaaacaatttattttgtttggttACAATTTGGAgaacataacatatttattgcgaTGGCTACAGAAATACAATTACGATAACACAGgcaactttattataatctgcCAATCCAGTCAGACAGACGAATGCGATGAGAGAGAAGCCGTCAAAATTCTATGGACTCATAAAATTGTGAACGTaatttttgtcaatttaaCAGACAATGGAACTGGATATACTTACGACATTGATTCATTTTGTGAAAATGGACCACCaatcaaagtaaaaaattgGGATCATTGCCTTAAATTCGGTATGAAATGTACTATGCAGTTTCCTTTGAAgcttaaaaacttatatggCTGTCCGATCACAGTTTCAACATTTTTCCAACCCCCTTACATGCAGCTAACTGATGGACTACCATCGGGAGCTGATGGAGACCTGCTGCTTATTTTGGCGAAATCTCTAAATGCCAGTCTCACAATAAGAACCCCATGGATAGGTGACGGATGGGGCAATCGCGAAAAAAATGGAAATTGGGTTGGATCTCTTGGCGATCTATACTATAATTTGGCGAATTTCTCGATGACCTCCGCAAGCATTACTGAAACGCGAAGCGAAGATTTCcaaatgtcaaaattttacCGTAATCTTAAATTAGTGTGGGTGACTCatccaaaaataaaagaggcttcaacttataaattaatgcgGCCCTTTAAACCAAGTTCAAGAGCAGCTCTGttcatatcttttataatattcattttagtttttatggtTTGTAGAACTAAAAACGTTAAAGCTATGTTTAAAACGGTGAAAATTTTAAGCGCGCCGACGAAAAgtctcttttattattttcaaatttgtcTCGGTCAACCTGTAGCTGTTCAGACAAAGAAAACGCGAATTTTgtcattcttattaatttggATCTTCTACTGTTTCCTTATTAGAACATTTTATCAGGTGCATCTGATAAACTCTCTGAAAACCGATGTTTATTTGACGAATTTTGTTTCCATACATGACGCAATAcgagacaaatataattttggtgGAGGTCTGGCTCTAAAAGATTATTACATTGACGAGCaagttatttacaataattggGAAGGTGTAAATAGTAGtgattattatgatataatgaataatttgaCAGAAGGTAAAAAATTTGTCTTAGCAATGAATCTGGCCACAGCAAAACATTATCTTAAGCAGCCAGGCAAAAAGTTGCATGTCTTGCCACAAAGAATCGTTACCTCACCAactgcaatattttttaataaattctcaCCTCTAGTTCgtcctataaataaaatattggatcGTTTAATCGAATGTGGCATACTGGGCATGCTGTTTCAAAATGCTACCACttcaagatatatttataaaaaa AAATga